The Desulfuromonas versatilis genome has a segment encoding these proteins:
- a CDS encoding acyl-CoA dehydrogenase family protein, with protein MSRQGAEEKRSLEVAEASRETEWQKPSFVGEMFMGRLHTDLLFPFPEQDPEDRRQADELLEKLRRFLAEKVDADRIDREKEIPAEVFAGLRELGLFGIKIPKDYGGLGLSQINYNRIIQLVASHCASTAVMLSAHQSIGVPQPLKIFGTEEQKKKYLPRLAAGEISAFALTEPDVGSDPSSMTTTATPTEDGAAYLINGEKLWITNGPIADLLIVMARTNDPKAERPEITAFIVDGKAEGFSVEHRCDFMGLKGIQNGLLKFNNVRVGREDIVVGLGEGLRLALRTLNTGRLTLPAACGGTMKQALAMAVQWANERSQWGAPVGHHEAVAAKIARLAAEIYAVESLTWLTSAMADRSETDIRLEAAMAKLFCTEAMWRGLDEALQIRGGRGYETADSLKARGEAPMPMERLLRDARINLIIEGTSEIMHLFIAREALDPHLKVAGASATSKKVDVLGAGKFYARWYPPLWLPRFQTPGALQLPGGLGRHLRFLERATRRLARDLFHMIALHRQGLQRKQKVLGRLVDSGAELFAMAAVLSRAAAPGAQAGELELAELFCRQARRRLAHLHRAVYLNDDRFAYRCARQVLEGRFPILEENILSTWKGEADRS; from the coding sequence ATGAGCAGGCAAGGCGCTGAAGAGAAACGCTCCCTGGAGGTCGCCGAGGCATCGCGGGAGACCGAGTGGCAGAAGCCGAGTTTTGTCGGCGAAATGTTCATGGGTCGGCTGCATACGGACCTGCTGTTTCCATTTCCCGAGCAGGACCCGGAGGACCGTCGCCAGGCGGATGAGCTGCTCGAGAAGCTGCGCCGGTTTCTCGCCGAAAAGGTCGACGCCGATCGCATCGATCGGGAGAAGGAGATTCCCGCCGAGGTCTTCGCCGGCTTGCGGGAGCTGGGGCTGTTCGGCATCAAGATCCCCAAGGACTACGGCGGACTGGGGCTGTCCCAGATCAACTACAACCGGATCATCCAGCTGGTGGCGAGCCACTGCGCCTCCACCGCGGTCATGCTTTCGGCCCACCAGAGCATCGGCGTGCCGCAGCCGCTCAAGATCTTCGGCACCGAGGAGCAGAAGAAGAAATATCTGCCGCGGCTGGCGGCTGGGGAGATCAGCGCCTTTGCCCTGACCGAACCGGATGTCGGCTCCGATCCCTCGAGCATGACCACCACCGCCACGCCCACCGAGGATGGCGCCGCCTACCTGATCAACGGCGAGAAACTCTGGATCACCAACGGTCCGATCGCCGACCTGCTGATCGTCATGGCCCGCACCAACGATCCCAAGGCCGAGCGCCCCGAGATCACCGCTTTTATCGTCGATGGCAAAGCCGAAGGGTTCTCGGTGGAGCACCGCTGCGACTTCATGGGGCTCAAGGGGATTCAGAACGGGCTGCTGAAGTTCAACAACGTGCGGGTGGGCCGCGAGGATATCGTGGTGGGGCTGGGCGAGGGGCTGCGCCTGGCCCTGCGTACCCTGAACACCGGCCGGCTGACCCTCCCCGCGGCCTGCGGCGGCACCATGAAACAGGCCCTGGCGATGGCAGTGCAATGGGCCAACGAGCGCAGCCAGTGGGGCGCGCCGGTGGGCCACCACGAAGCGGTGGCGGCCAAGATCGCCCGGTTGGCGGCCGAGATCTACGCCGTGGAGAGTCTTACCTGGCTGACCTCGGCCATGGCCGACCGGAGCGAAACCGACATCCGCCTGGAGGCGGCGATGGCCAAGCTGTTCTGCACCGAGGCGATGTGGCGGGGGCTGGACGAGGCGCTGCAGATCCGCGGCGGCCGCGGCTACGAAACCGCCGACTCGCTGAAGGCCCGGGGCGAGGCGCCGATGCCCATGGAGCGGCTGCTGCGCGACGCCCGCATCAACCTGATCATCGAGGGGACCAGCGAGATCATGCACCTGTTCATCGCCCGGGAGGCCCTCGATCCCCATCTCAAGGTGGCCGGCGCCTCGGCCACCTCGAAGAAGGTCGACGTTCTGGGCGCCGGCAAATTCTACGCCCGCTGGTATCCGCCCCTGTGGCTTCCGCGGTTCCAGACCCCCGGCGCGCTGCAGCTTCCGGGGGGCCTGGGCCGGCACCTGCGGTTCCTCGAGCGGGCGACCCGGCGCCTGGCGCGCGATCTGTTCCATATGATCGCCCTGCACCGGCAGGGGCTGCAGCGCAAGCAGAAAGTCCTGGGTCGCCTGGTAGACAGCGGGGCCGAACTGTTCGCCATGGCCGCGGTCCTCTCCCGGGCGGCCGCCCCCGGTGCGCAGGCCGGCGAGCTGGAGCTGGCCGAACTGTTCTGCCGCCAGGCAAGGCGTCGCCTGGCGCACCTGCACCGGGCGGTCTATCTGAACGACGACCGCTTCGCCTACCGCTGTGCCAGGCAGGTATTGGAAGGCCGCTTCCCCATACTGGAGGAGAACATCCTCAGCACCTGGAAGGGCGAGGCGGACCGTTCATGA
- a CDS encoding HEAT repeat domain-containing protein, which produces MRRFLLTSCIVILLLGAFGLTFFTVSPYRVSGQPYLRSLNDFVLLLGSDRPGPFSADGYRKLLGRAGPKTHRHVEDKIRRKLLRWGEPIIPLLITDLETTFDPAKLRFIAGTLGELQAEPGALAMAELLLRLEGDPRDVPGVRRALLTALEKSRAAAAAPQLIAYLGQNPRHRSEVYAALGALGRADFLLDEFHRETDWERRDDLIWPLAQTQAPEAMRTLAPLLLHPDNHLRMRTISALSQSAREAAIDACLEVLGRTRDEYVYSAVMQALLANRFAADNPRVVPFLRQFLNHPGLAWEANYALARIGSAEAIDALASLVGTQDPHAVMNHFEYLGSAAFPLIGKFLASPDPYARRQAIYKLEEMLEPQAIPLLRPLLQDPDYWVKKAAGEAILGLEKLQLFKSFTEYLPERAGRSAWRGFRFEMSWGFRDGFAHGISIFKWLHRLGLVVSLGLGLLLIFNLWRVFEPYRFNLFVQFLLVSGFLGDFLLYDEALGDFGQHYLLATGCHLLLLIGFFCKENKPLPGQLGNRFARLGGANLALLAPLLLWFGTPALTQALRRNLVDFANVWPGLVLLLLGCLLVIEQWALPWNLLRPSARRQRRLSALFSTAILGWIAWPLWLQVWIAVSAGNQDQATFHLLLLLPFAWLLLRHWLTLNPFGRQRSFELPRPPLPDWQLASDGERISLRWQPAARGLLQPLLQLLPVLGAGFAAAALAGFYRGGGPGLILSLLVGLAGAALGGLVSEFFRPRVMLQIEDGYLRCGLPRLGGTLGASRWSRHLYLPDAVRARLERRAAPAGGGLSEAEKGWIERLRLISGQGEPGKLPRQAKLAARARLLWSSQSADLLLMDLQVKNLSPGPFSLAMLDRQSGKLSWKAELDGTPVELMFHRRQREQLIPAGAVKSLQLRLFPRGDLAVGPGPEKLTLTGPAGIALELPLPARAGEVAR; this is translated from the coding sequence GTGCGCCGTTTTCTGCTGACCAGCTGCATCGTCATTCTCCTGCTCGGCGCCTTTGGCCTGACGTTCTTCACCGTTTCGCCCTACCGGGTTTCCGGGCAGCCCTACCTGCGCTCCCTGAACGACTTCGTCTTACTCCTGGGCAGCGACCGCCCCGGGCCCTTCAGCGCCGACGGCTACCGGAAGCTGTTAGGCAGAGCCGGGCCGAAGACCCACCGCCATGTCGAAGACAAGATCCGCCGGAAACTGCTGCGCTGGGGCGAGCCGATCATCCCCCTGCTGATCACCGATCTTGAGACCACCTTCGACCCGGCAAAGCTGCGGTTTATCGCCGGCACCCTGGGTGAGCTCCAAGCGGAACCCGGGGCGCTGGCCATGGCCGAACTGCTGCTGCGCCTGGAGGGCGATCCGCGCGATGTCCCCGGGGTGCGCCGGGCGCTGCTGACAGCGCTGGAGAAAAGCCGGGCGGCGGCCGCCGCCCCGCAGCTGATCGCCTACCTTGGGCAGAACCCCCGGCACCGCAGCGAAGTCTACGCCGCCCTCGGTGCCCTGGGGCGGGCGGATTTTCTGCTGGATGAATTTCACCGGGAAACGGACTGGGAGCGCCGGGACGACCTGATCTGGCCGCTGGCGCAAACCCAGGCCCCCGAGGCGATGCGCACCCTGGCGCCGCTGCTGCTGCACCCGGACAATCACCTGCGGATGCGGACCATCAGCGCGCTGAGTCAGTCAGCGCGGGAAGCGGCCATCGATGCCTGCCTGGAGGTACTCGGCCGGACCCGGGATGAATATGTCTACAGCGCGGTGATGCAAGCGCTGCTGGCCAACCGCTTCGCCGCCGACAACCCGCGGGTAGTGCCGTTTTTGCGGCAGTTCCTGAACCACCCGGGACTGGCCTGGGAGGCGAACTACGCGCTGGCGCGGATCGGCTCGGCGGAGGCCATCGACGCCCTGGCCTCGCTGGTCGGCACCCAGGACCCGCACGCGGTGATGAACCACTTCGAATATCTGGGCTCCGCCGCCTTTCCCCTGATCGGAAAATTTCTCGCCTCGCCTGACCCCTACGCGCGGCGCCAGGCGATCTACAAGCTGGAGGAGATGCTTGAGCCGCAAGCCATCCCGCTGCTGCGCCCCCTGCTCCAGGACCCCGATTACTGGGTGAAAAAGGCCGCGGGCGAGGCCATCCTGGGGCTGGAGAAGCTGCAGCTGTTCAAGAGCTTCACCGAATACCTGCCGGAAAGGGCGGGCCGGAGCGCCTGGCGGGGATTCCGCTTCGAAATGAGCTGGGGTTTCAGGGACGGTTTTGCCCACGGGATCAGCATCTTCAAGTGGCTGCACCGGCTTGGCCTCGTGGTTTCCCTGGGCCTCGGGCTGCTGCTGATCTTCAACCTCTGGCGGGTCTTCGAGCCCTACCGCTTCAACCTGTTCGTGCAGTTTCTGCTGGTCAGCGGCTTCCTCGGCGATTTTTTGCTGTACGATGAAGCGCTCGGCGATTTCGGCCAGCACTACCTGCTCGCCACCGGCTGCCATCTGCTGCTGTTGATCGGGTTTTTCTGCAAGGAGAACAAACCCCTGCCGGGACAGCTGGGCAACCGCTTCGCCCGCCTGGGTGGGGCCAACCTGGCCCTGCTGGCCCCACTGCTGCTCTGGTTCGGCACCCCGGCCCTGACGCAGGCGCTGCGCCGGAACCTGGTGGATTTCGCCAACGTCTGGCCTGGCCTGGTGCTGCTTCTGCTGGGCTGCCTGCTGGTCATCGAACAGTGGGCGCTCCCCTGGAACCTGCTGCGCCCTTCGGCCAGGCGGCAGCGACGGCTGAGCGCCTTGTTCTCCACGGCGATCCTGGGCTGGATCGCCTGGCCCCTCTGGCTGCAGGTCTGGATAGCCGTCTCAGCCGGCAACCAGGACCAAGCGACCTTCCACCTGCTGCTCCTGCTCCCCTTCGCCTGGTTGCTGCTCAGACACTGGTTGACCCTCAATCCCTTCGGGCGGCAGCGCAGCTTCGAACTGCCCCGCCCGCCCCTGCCCGACTGGCAGCTGGCCAGCGACGGCGAGCGGATCAGCCTGCGCTGGCAACCTGCGGCCAGGGGCCTGCTCCAGCCCCTTCTGCAGCTGTTGCCGGTTCTGGGAGCAGGCTTCGCCGCCGCGGCCCTGGCCGGGTTCTACCGCGGCGGGGGCCCCGGTTTGATCCTCTCGCTGCTGGTCGGGCTGGCCGGCGCGGCGCTCGGCGGGCTGGTCAGTGAATTTTTCCGCCCCCGGGTGATGCTGCAGATCGAGGATGGCTACCTGCGCTGCGGCCTTCCGCGCCTGGGAGGCACCCTCGGCGCCAGCCGCTGGTCGCGCCACCTGTACCTTCCGGACGCGGTACGCGCCCGCCTGGAGCGCCGAGCCGCTCCTGCCGGCGGGGGGCTGAGCGAGGCGGAAAAGGGCTGGATCGAGCGCTTGCGCCTCATCAGCGGCCAAGGAGAACCCGGCAAGCTCCCTCGGCAGGCAAAACTGGCCGCCAGGGCGCGGCTGCTTTGGTCCAGCCAATCAGCAGACCTTCTGCTGATGGATCTGCAGGTGAAAAACCTCTCCCCTGGGCCCTTCAGCCTGGCCATGCTGGACCGGCAGAGCGGCAAGCTCAGCTGGAAGGCGGAGCTGGACGGAACCCCGGTGGAGCTGATGTTCCACCGCCGCCAGCGCGAGCAGCTGATTCCGGCCGGCGCCGTCAAGTCCCTGCAGTTGCGGCTTTTTCCGCGGGGCGACCTGGCGGTCGGGCCGGGACCGGAGAAACTGACCCTGACCGGGCCGGCCGGAATCGCCCTCGAGCTGCCGCTGCCGGCCCGCGCCGGGGAGGTGGCCCGATGA
- a CDS encoding HEAT repeat domain-containing protein, translating into MIRLLLVCLLLLPSLGFAKGQSDYARVLEQGDPARWHEAVEGSFAKQGRLDWKSLGVILPRVERMEARTRQLVAAGLAYRTEDPRVIEALGRLAYDGDPRVREAALESLLTGKSEAVALLLEGLLQQPGDKAWRLERKIREIRARLAEPQQIPPPQPGPPTSAWRTVGLAGAVGLCGLLGLLLFVWGWRLFRLRRALADLSVANIRSAALGINNLRGEVQPCLNQLLVHPASGELCVYYAGADRDHPGHRFWLLDDSGRLLVEPAGAILLSEDGVLMPGEMIQLVGDVQPLARRGSELIVAKRREPRHHLERLAHFLVNGLLGRLFRDSSGRALFADPARLFWIWDDLDSAPLTSRRQAWSLFATVAAAGAWLVLLSVALVYLLDGAA; encoded by the coding sequence ATGATTCGCCTGCTGCTGGTCTGCCTGTTGCTGCTGCCGAGCCTGGGATTTGCCAAGGGCCAGAGCGATTACGCGCGGGTTCTCGAGCAGGGCGACCCGGCCCGCTGGCACGAGGCGGTGGAGGGGTCTTTTGCCAAGCAGGGGCGGCTGGACTGGAAATCGCTGGGGGTCATTCTGCCGCGGGTGGAACGGATGGAGGCCCGCACCCGCCAGCTGGTGGCGGCCGGGTTGGCCTATCGCACCGAAGATCCGCGGGTGATCGAGGCGCTGGGGCGGCTGGCCTATGACGGGGATCCGCGGGTGCGCGAGGCGGCCCTCGAGTCCCTGCTGACTGGGAAGAGCGAAGCGGTGGCGCTGCTGCTGGAGGGGCTGCTGCAGCAGCCCGGGGACAAGGCCTGGAGGCTGGAGCGGAAAATCCGCGAGATCCGCGCCCGGCTGGCCGAACCCCAGCAGATCCCGCCGCCGCAGCCCGGGCCCCCCACATCGGCCTGGCGCACCGTCGGGCTGGCCGGCGCGGTGGGACTCTGCGGCCTGCTCGGGCTGCTGCTGTTCGTCTGGGGCTGGCGCCTGTTCCGGCTGCGCCGGGCGCTCGCCGATCTGTCGGTGGCCAACATCCGCTCGGCGGCCCTGGGCATCAACAACCTGCGCGGCGAAGTCCAGCCCTGCCTGAACCAGCTGCTGGTCCACCCGGCCAGCGGCGAACTCTGCGTCTACTATGCCGGGGCCGACCGCGACCATCCCGGGCACCGCTTCTGGCTGCTCGACGACAGCGGCCGGCTGCTGGTCGAGCCGGCCGGGGCGATCCTGCTCTCGGAAGACGGGGTGTTGATGCCGGGGGAGATGATCCAGCTGGTCGGGGATGTCCAGCCGCTTGCCCGCCGCGGCAGCGAACTGATCGTCGCCAAGCGCCGCGAACCGCGCCACCACCTGGAGAGGCTGGCCCACTTTCTGGTGAACGGCCTGCTCGGCCGGCTGTTTCGCGACAGCAGCGGCCGGGCCCTGTTCGCCGATCCGGCCCGGCTGTTCTGGATCTGGGACGATCTGGACAGCGCCCCCCTGACCTCGCGGCGCCAGGCCTGGTCGCTGTTCGCCACGGTGGCCGCCGCCGGCGCCTGGCTGGTGCTGCTGAGCGTCGCCCTGGTTTATCTGCTCGACGGGGCGGCCTGA
- the uvrB gene encoding excinuclease ABC subunit UvrB: MAKFVLKSDYQPRGDQPQAIRELTEGVRRGDPAQVLLGVTGSGKTFTMANVVAEVQRPTLVLAHNKTLAAQLYGEFKELFPDNAVEYFVSYYDYYQPEAYVPVTDTYIEKDSSINEEIDKLRHSATRSLLSRRDVLIVASVSCIYGLGSPEAYYGMLVQLEEGMELERDQLLKRLVEIQYERHDVDFHRGTFRVRGDTVEIFPAYEEDRAIRVEFFGDEIESVSEIDPLRGRVIDRIGRTAIFPASHYVATRPTLERAVKEIQDELLARLQQFRGQNMLLEAQRLEQRTLFDIEMMEEMGYCQGIENYSRFLDGRAVGQPPATLFDYFPEDALLFIDESHVTVSQIGAMYRGDRSRKETLVNYGFRLPSALDNRPLTFEEFEAKGIQTVYVSATPANYELEKAQGVVVEQIVRPTGLVDPPIEVRPAREQVDDLLHELRAAVKQGQRVLVTTLTKRMAEDLTGYLEELGIQVRYLHSDIDTVQRMEIIRDLRQGKFDVLVGINLLREGLDIPEVALVAILDADKEGFLRSERSLIQTCGRAARNVDGRVIMYADKVTRSMQACLDETERRRIAQLAYNEEHGITPATVKKSLRSILEDIAEKDYVELPVAAEELEQYHSAGEIRREIERLKKEMLAAAAELEFEKAAELRDRLLALEKRELALGG, encoded by the coding sequence ATGGCCAAATTCGTCCTCAAATCCGACTACCAGCCCCGCGGCGACCAGCCCCAGGCGATCCGCGAGCTGACCGAAGGGGTGCGCCGCGGCGACCCGGCCCAGGTGCTGCTCGGCGTCACCGGCAGCGGCAAGACCTTCACCATGGCCAACGTGGTCGCCGAGGTGCAGCGGCCGACCCTGGTGCTGGCCCACAACAAGACCCTGGCCGCCCAGCTCTACGGCGAGTTCAAGGAGCTTTTCCCCGACAACGCCGTCGAGTACTTCGTCTCCTACTACGACTACTACCAGCCCGAGGCCTACGTCCCGGTCACCGACACCTACATCGAAAAAGACTCCTCGATCAACGAGGAGATCGACAAGCTGCGCCACAGCGCCACCCGTAGCCTGCTCTCGCGGCGCGACGTGCTGATCGTCGCCAGCGTCTCCTGCATCTACGGCCTCGGCTCGCCCGAGGCCTACTACGGCATGCTGGTGCAGCTCGAGGAAGGGATGGAACTGGAGCGCGACCAGCTGCTGAAGCGCCTGGTGGAGATCCAGTACGAGCGCCATGACGTCGATTTTCACCGCGGCACTTTCCGGGTGCGCGGCGATACCGTCGAGATCTTCCCCGCCTACGAGGAGGACCGGGCGATCCGCGTCGAGTTCTTCGGCGACGAGATCGAGTCGGTCAGCGAGATCGACCCGCTGCGCGGACGGGTCATCGACCGCATCGGCCGCACCGCCATCTTCCCCGCCAGCCACTACGTCGCCACTCGGCCGACCCTCGAGCGGGCGGTCAAGGAAATCCAGGACGAGCTGCTGGCGCGCCTGCAGCAATTCCGCGGCCAGAACATGCTGCTTGAGGCCCAGCGCCTGGAGCAGCGCACCCTGTTCGACATCGAGATGATGGAGGAGATGGGTTACTGCCAGGGGATCGAGAACTACTCGCGGTTTCTCGACGGCCGGGCGGTGGGCCAGCCGCCGGCCACCCTGTTCGACTATTTTCCCGAGGACGCCCTGCTGTTCATCGACGAGAGCCACGTCACCGTCTCGCAGATCGGCGCCATGTACCGCGGCGACCGCTCGCGCAAGGAGACCCTGGTCAACTACGGCTTCCGCCTCCCCTCGGCGCTCGACAACCGGCCGCTGACCTTCGAGGAGTTCGAGGCCAAGGGAATCCAGACCGTCTACGTCTCGGCCACCCCCGCGAACTACGAGCTGGAGAAAGCGCAAGGCGTGGTGGTGGAGCAGATCGTGCGCCCGACCGGACTGGTCGATCCGCCCATCGAGGTGCGCCCGGCCAGAGAGCAGGTCGACGACCTGCTCCACGAGCTCCGCGCCGCGGTCAAGCAAGGGCAGCGGGTGCTGGTCACCACCCTGACCAAGCGCATGGCCGAGGACCTGACCGGCTACCTCGAGGAGCTCGGCATCCAGGTGCGCTACCTGCACTCGGATATCGACACGGTGCAGCGCATGGAGATCATCCGCGACCTGCGTCAGGGCAAGTTCGACGTGCTGGTCGGCATCAACCTGCTGCGCGAGGGGCTCGACATCCCCGAGGTGGCGCTGGTGGCGATCCTCGACGCGGACAAGGAAGGGTTTTTGCGCAGCGAGCGCTCGCTGATCCAGACCTGCGGGCGGGCCGCGCGCAACGTCGACGGCCGGGTGATCATGTACGCGGACAAGGTGACCCGCTCCATGCAGGCTTGCCTCGACGAGACCGAGCGGCGCCGCATCGCCCAGCTGGCCTACAACGAAGAGCACGGCATCACCCCGGCGACGGTCAAGAAGAGCCTGCGCAGCATCCTCGAGGACATCGCCGAGAAGGACTACGTGGAACTGCCGGTCGCCGCCGAGGAGCTGGAGCAGTACCATTCCGCCGGGGAGATCCGCAGGGAGATCGAAAGGCTCAAAAAGGAGATGCTCGCCGCCGCGGCCGAGCTGGAGTTCGAGAAGGCGGCCGAGCTGCGCGACAGGCTGCTGGCCCTGGAGAAGCGGGAGCTGGCGCTCGGGGGGTAG
- the cysS gene encoding cysteine--tRNA ligase → MTLRVYNTLSGGKEEFQPLQPGKVGMYVCGVTVYDYCHIGHARANIVFDIIYRYLKFSDYDVTYVRNYTDVDDKIINRANERGIDSKALAEEFIRAFDEDMAALGLELPTHQPKATEHIGGIVAIVERLIERGLAYASAGDVYFAVEKFPGYLKLSKRNMEEMQAGARIAPGEQKRNPMDFALWKGAKPGEPSWDSPWGPGRPGWHIECSAMSSSLLGDTFDIHGGGRDLIFPHHENEIAQSEGASGKPFVKYWLHNGFVNVNKEKMSKSLGNFFTIRDILKTYDAEVVRFFILSAHYRSPIDFSDQNLEDAKHGLTRFYEALQAAAEAVAGCPESETKSAEGAQLEVRFREAMDDDFNTALAIGHLFEGARTMNRLIGEKKFRKNAEKVAAVRDLHQGLLRLGGVLGLFGSEPAAWLEKQKLAALATLEISAEQIEAAIAERLQARKDKDFARADQIRDELAGKGIELLDGPAGTTWKVK, encoded by the coding sequence ATGACCTTGCGGGTCTACAATACGCTCAGCGGCGGCAAGGAAGAGTTCCAGCCGCTGCAGCCGGGCAAGGTGGGGATGTACGTCTGCGGCGTGACCGTCTACGACTACTGCCACATCGGCCACGCCCGGGCCAACATCGTCTTCGACATCATCTACCGCTACCTGAAGTTCAGCGACTATGATGTCACCTACGTGCGCAACTACACCGACGTCGACGACAAGATCATCAACCGCGCCAATGAGCGGGGGATCGACAGCAAGGCGCTGGCCGAGGAGTTCATCCGCGCCTTCGACGAAGACATGGCCGCCCTCGGCCTGGAGTTGCCCACCCACCAGCCCAAGGCCACCGAACACATCGGCGGGATCGTCGCCATCGTCGAGCGGCTGATCGAGCGGGGGCTGGCCTACGCCTCGGCCGGCGACGTCTACTTCGCGGTGGAGAAGTTCCCCGGCTACCTCAAGCTCTCCAAGCGCAACATGGAGGAGATGCAGGCCGGCGCCCGCATCGCCCCCGGCGAGCAGAAGCGCAACCCCATGGACTTCGCCCTGTGGAAAGGGGCCAAACCGGGCGAGCCTTCCTGGGACTCCCCCTGGGGCCCCGGGCGCCCCGGCTGGCATATCGAGTGCTCGGCGATGAGCTCGAGCCTGCTCGGCGACACCTTCGACATCCACGGCGGCGGCCGCGACCTGATCTTCCCCCACCACGAGAACGAGATCGCCCAGAGCGAGGGGGCGAGCGGCAAGCCCTTCGTCAAGTACTGGCTGCACAACGGCTTCGTCAACGTCAACAAGGAGAAGATGAGCAAGTCGCTGGGCAACTTCTTCACCATCCGCGACATCCTCAAGACGTACGACGCCGAAGTGGTGCGCTTCTTCATCCTCAGCGCCCACTACCGCTCGCCCATCGACTTCTCCGACCAGAACCTGGAGGACGCCAAGCACGGCCTGACCCGTTTCTACGAGGCGCTGCAGGCGGCCGCCGAGGCCGTGGCCGGCTGTCCCGAGAGCGAGACCAAATCGGCAGAAGGGGCGCAGCTCGAGGTCCGCTTCCGCGAGGCGATGGACGACGACTTCAATACCGCCCTGGCCATCGGCCACCTCTTCGAGGGGGCGCGGACCATGAACCGGCTGATCGGCGAGAAGAAGTTCCGCAAGAACGCCGAGAAGGTCGCCGCGGTGCGCGACCTGCACCAGGGCCTGCTGCGCCTGGGCGGGGTGCTCGGGCTGTTCGGCTCCGAGCCGGCCGCCTGGCTGGAAAAGCAGAAGCTCGCCGCCCTGGCGACCCTCGAGATCAGCGCCGAGCAGATCGAGGCCGCCATCGCCGAGCGCCTGCAGGCGCGCAAGGACAAGGACTTCGCCCGCGCCGACCAGATCCGCGACGAACTGGCGGGCAAGGGGATCGAGCTGCTCGACGGTCCTGCCGGGACCACCTGGAAGGTGAAGTGA
- the cheB gene encoding chemotaxis-specific protein-glutamate methyltransferase CheB, whose protein sequence is MIKVLLADDARLVRLLLREMLARDPQIVVVGEAANGREAVELTRKLAPDLVIMDVVMPVMDGLAAVREIMATCPTPILVLSATCSPGDGKTAFQAIRMGALDVMAKPEGGLQASEDFIGPLLEKVRLLAGVRVMHHFGGRRRREPSAVPRLPGGPRSLVAIGASTGGPRALLTLLQKLPVECGARILVVQHIAKGFAPGFARWLDQESPFRVRLAHNGDQPEPGLVLVAPADQHMELRGGRVLLSGAPPVNSCRPSVDVLFRSLAEEGAAGVVGVLLTGMGQDGAAGMLALKEAGAYNIVQDEATSAVFGMPGAAIARGAAHRTLSLERIPAAVAALVGTREPFN, encoded by the coding sequence ATGATCAAGGTTTTGCTGGCTGATGATGCCCGCCTGGTGCGGCTGCTGCTGCGCGAGATGCTCGCCCGGGACCCGCAGATCGTCGTGGTGGGCGAGGCGGCCAACGGCCGCGAGGCCGTCGAGCTGACCCGCAAGCTGGCCCCCGACCTGGTGATCATGGACGTGGTCATGCCGGTCATGGACGGGCTGGCGGCGGTGCGCGAAATCATGGCCACCTGCCCGACGCCGATCCTGGTGCTCTCGGCCACCTGCAGCCCCGGCGACGGCAAGACCGCCTTCCAAGCGATCCGCATGGGAGCCCTTGACGTGATGGCCAAACCCGAGGGGGGCCTGCAGGCCAGCGAGGATTTCATCGGGCCGCTCCTGGAGAAGGTGCGCCTGCTGGCGGGGGTGCGGGTCATGCACCATTTCGGCGGACGCCGCAGGAGAGAGCCGAGCGCGGTGCCGCGGCTGCCTGGCGGCCCGCGGAGCCTGGTGGCGATCGGGGCTTCCACCGGCGGCCCCCGGGCCCTGCTCACCCTGTTGCAGAAGCTGCCGGTGGAGTGCGGCGCGAGAATCCTGGTGGTGCAGCATATCGCCAAGGGGTTCGCGCCCGGTTTTGCCCGCTGGCTCGACCAGGAATCCCCCTTCCGGGTCCGGCTGGCCCACAACGGCGATCAGCCCGAGCCCGGCCTGGTGCTGGTCGCTCCCGCCGACCAGCACATGGAGCTGCGCGGCGGCCGGGTGCTGCTCAGCGGAGCCCCGCCGGTCAACAGCTGCCGCCCCTCGGTGGATGTGCTGTTTCGCTCGCTGGCCGAAGAAGGGGCCGCCGGGGTGGTGGGGGTGCTGCTGACCGGCATGGGGCAGGACGGCGCGGCGGGGATGCTGGCGCTCAAGGAGGCCGGCGCCTACAACATCGTCCAGGACGAGGCGACCAGCGCCGTCTTCGGCATGCCCGGGGCGGCTATCGCCCGCGGGGCGGCCCACCGGACCCTGTCCCTGGAGAGGATTCCGGCCGCGGTGGCCGCGCTGGTCGGTACGCGGGAGCCTTTCAATTGA